CTGAACATATCGCCAGTAATACTATGACTGTTTGTAATCAACATCAGCAGCTTACTGAAAAGCACCGCTTTGTGATTATCCGTGAAATAGACGCAATTGTCGGTGATTTAGAAGAAGTATTATCAAGTGCTTGGGATGTACCGCCAAGTAATGAACAAATGGCATTTATCGAAGAGTTTGTAGGTTTAATGAAGAATCTATTTGATAGTGAAATATCTAAATTAGTATAAGTGTCCTAACGTAGTAAATTAAGCTTAATAAAAAGCCAGCTCATATTATATGCGCTGGCTTTTATAGTTATGATAACGCTATATTATGCCTTTAAACAGCGTTCGCCACGTGCGATACCACAAACACCACTTCGAACCACTTCAACAATCTCAGTATGCGATGCTAATGTTTCGATGAAAGCATCAAGCTTGTCACTGTCACCCGCCAGTTGCACCGTGTATAAAGAATCTGTGATATCAACAATTTGACCACGGAAAATGTCTGATGTGCGCTTCACTTCTGCACGTACAAAACCCGCCGCTTTTACTTTAATAAGTAATAGCTCACGCTCAATATGCGCACCTTCAGTAAGATCACTTACTTTTAAGACATCAATCAGCTTATTTAATTGCTTCATGATTTGTTCTATCACAGCACGGTCACCATTAGTAACCAACGTCAAACGTGATAATGTTTCATCATCCGTCGTTGATACAGTCAAAGATTCAATGTTATAACCACGTTGTGAGAACAAACCAACGATACGTGACAAAGCACCCGACTCATTTTCTGTTAATATTGAAATTATACGTCTCATGATGTGGTTTTCTCCGTCTTACTTAAATACATATCGTCCATTGCGCCATATTTAATTTGCATCGGATATACATGTTCTTCTGGATCAATAATAATATCCATAAATACAACACGATTTTTATTTTCTTCCGAGAAGCACTCAGCAAACGCTTTATCAAGATCTTCAGGTTTACTCACCTGAATACCAACGTGATGATAAGCTTCTGCTAATTTAACAAAATCAGGCATAGACTCCATATAAGAATGAGAATGACGGCCATCATAGAACATTTTTTGCCACTGTTTCACCATGCCTAGCGCACCGTTATTCAGGGTAATAATCTTCACCGCAATACCATACTGTAGGCACGTTGATAGCTCTTGAATGTTCATTTGGATAGAACCATCGCCAGAAATACAACATACTACTTTTTCAGGGTGTGCGATTTTAGCACCCATAGCGGCAGGGAAACCAAAGCCCATCGTGCCTAAGCCGCCGGAGTTGATCCATTGACGCGGTTTATCGTACGGATAGTACAAAGCACCAAACATCTGATGTTGTCCAACATCCGACGCAATAATAGCTTTACCATCGGTATGTTTATATAAAGCTTGAATTGCGGCTTGTGGCTTAATTGATGTGCCAGTCTCATAACTTAGGCATTGCTTAGTACGCCAACCATCAATTGTTTTCCACCACGAACCACGTTCTTCCTCATTAGCAGTGACCTGCAGTTCATCAATAATGTCTAACATCTGCTCAACAACCACTTCGATAGAGCCAACAATTGGAATATCAGCTTGGACTGTTTTCGAAATTGACGTTGGATCGATATCTACATGAATAATTTTTGCTTCTGGACAAAATTTATCAATTGCATTCGTCACACGATCATCAAAACGTGCACCTAAACAAATAATAAGGTCTGAGTTATGCATCGTTTTATTTGCTTCAAACGTACCATGCATACCTAACATACCGATATTCTGAGGGTGTGTACCTGGGAATATACCCAGCCCCATCAAAGTGTTCGTTACTGGCAGGTTTAGCTGTTCAGCAAATTTAAGTACTTGCGCTTCAGCGTTGGCAATCACCGCACCACCACCAACATACAACACTGGTTTTTTCGCGGTGGCAATTGCTTTAACCGCTTTACGTATTTGTCCTTTATGACCCAATTTAACCGGATTATATGAACGCATAGAGACGCTATCAGGGTATTTGTACGGAAATTTCAATAACGGGTTTTGTGTATCTTTTGGTAAATCAATCACCACAGGTCCAGGACGACCTGTTGATGCGATATAATATGCTTTTTTGATTGCATCAGGAATATCAGCTGCGGTTTTACATAAAAAACTGTGTTTTACGACAGGACGAGATACGCCCATCATGTCTGTTTCCTGAAATGCATCGTTACCAATCATTGACGTAGGAACCTGACCTGATAAAACAACAAGAGGAATCGAATCCATATATGCTGTTGCAATACCTGTAATACAGTTTGTTGCACCTGGTCCAGATGTAACAAGGACGGTACCAACTTTCCCTGTTGAACGTGCATAACCATCTGCAGCATGTACTGCAGCTTGCTCATGACGCACTAAAAAATGTTCAATTTGACTTGATTCGAATAACGCATCATAAATATCAAGAACAGAGCCACCAGGATAACCGAAGATATGCTCAATACCCTCATCTTCCAGTGAGCGGATTACCATTTCGGCACCAGACAACATTTCCATAAGCAGGCCCTCCCGGCCCATATCCTAATTCTAGTTTGACAATCGTCCACACTGTAACAAGTTAGTTACAAGTTTAAACTTCCCATTGAATTAGATTTAACTTTATTTTTATTGGTTTATTTATTGAAATTAACAAAATAAAATCATCTTTAAAAGTGATATGAGAAATTAAATATCAAAAAAATTCATTATCATCTCTAATAACGATATATTTCGGTCTTAAACAAGGGGGGTATAAAGAATATTAACCCATCAAGCGACTGATTTTAAATAATAAAATATAAAAATAAAGATATTAACCATGTAATAGCATCGCTCAATGTAAAAACAACCCACTCAAAAAATAACTAAACAATGAAAGGTATTTAGTTATGCCGATGGTTGCTCAATCATTTCAATGGCCGTATTTTCATTTCGGTTCGCCAACCACATATTTAATGTTGATAATGACATCGGTTTTGCGTACCAATATCCCTGTACCTTCGAGCAACCTTGTTTTAACAAAAATTCAGCTTGCTCGGGTTGTTCAATGCCTTCACCGAGTAATTCTAGTTTTAAAGCGTCACCCATAGCACAAATACCTTTGACGATATTCTGACTACGCTCAGAATCAACGACGCCTTCGATGAAACTACGATCGAGCTTAATACCATGAAATTGGAATTTGTGTAGATAGCTAAATGAAGAATAACCGGTACCAAAATCATCAATCCATAATTTAATACCTAAATTATTTAATTCACGTAATACACGTAAATTATCACTATCCGCATTCATTAATGTTGTTTCAGTTATCTCAAAATGGATCTGACTCGGTAATAATGAGTAACAAGCCAAAATACTTCTAACATTATGTACAAAAGCACGGTCAGCCAACTGCTGCGGCGCAATATTAATGGCAATAAAGTAATCCGGATTATTGACCTGCAATAACGATAAATCACCACAAACCTGCTTAATAATCCACTGTCCCATAGGCACAATAAGACCGGTTTGCTCTGCAACAGGAATAAAGTCATCGGGTGGTACCAGGCCTCGAACCGGATGATTCCAACGAATTAACGCTTCAAATCCCAGTTCCTTTTCTGTGGCAATATCAATAACGGGTTGATAATAAATTTCAAACTCCCCTTTACTAATGGCCTTATTAAGCTCTTGTTCTAGGTTTACTCGATACTCTAATTCTCGCATGTATTCCGGTTTGAAAAAGGCCACACCATGCTTTCCTGACTCCTTTACTTTATACATTGCCATATCCGCTTTTTTCAATAACGAATCGCTACAAGTACCATGTTCAGGACTGATGCTGACACCAATACTGACACCGATAGAGATACTCTCACCAGACAATTCAATTTTTCGGCGAATATTTTTCAGCAATTTGTTCAGGATAGGCGCGATATCATTGGCTTCTGAAATACCCATGATGAGAATAGCAAACTCATCGCCACCAATACGAAAAATATTGGTCTTATACAAAGTAGGTTGTGGTGTGTTATCTAACGATAATTTAATACGTTGCGCTATGATTGCGATAACTTGATCGCCCACTTTATGGCCTAATGTATCATTGATATTTTTAAGATCATCTAAATCCAGAATACATAATGCAATCTTACCTTTTCCTTTAGCCATACTGGCATCGAGTCTTTCTAAAAATTTAAATCGATTCGCTAACCCAGTTCCGCTATCTAAATAAACCGATAGGTCCAGCTCTACAAGTTGCCCTTGTAGGTTGTGTAATTCCAAATTTACTTTCCGCAAAGTCCGCTTATAGACACACACCACACTAATAACACTGACAAACGCGATAATAATAAGTGAACTCGGAATACGCATAGTCACATGGTACAGTTCTAATAAAAAAAACCAGGCTGTATCACTGGAAAACGTTAAAATATAGAGACAAGAAAACAGCGTAAGTAAACCACCGAATACAATTACGATGAATAATACTTTACGCCATTGGTGCGAAGAATTTCTGGTATTAAGCCTGTTCATATTAGCACTATCCATTGTTACCAATCTGCTTACCCATATTGAGTTAATATTAGTCTAGATAAATAGCAATGGCGTGAATAATTGACGAGGCTTAGCAAGAAATAGTCGAAAGAGTTAGAGCAATAAATATTACTCAGTAATAAATGTGAGCCAAAATAGTACTCCCGTTGTGAGCAACTAAAAATGTACAACGGGATTTAGCATGAGAAATGTAAACACTTAAGGCTTTACATTTTTTCCTTTTTTAACAGTGCTATACATACTTTCAATCAAACTACTATAACGCTCCTGAATAACTTTACGTTTTAATTTAAGTGTTGGTGTTAGCTCCCCCTTTTCATTAGTAAAAGGTGACGCCATCAACTTAAATTTCTTCACTTGCTCAAACTTAGCCAGCTCTTTCTGCATCTCTTTAACACGTTCATCAAGTAACTCGACAATCTTGGTATGCTTGAGTAATTCAACATAGGATTCATATTTCAAATTAAGCGTTTTAGCGTGCTCTTCAATCGCTTCTTGGGCAGGTACAATCAACGCAGATGCATATTTTCTTGCATCAGCAAATACGGCCACTTGCTCAATGAACCGGTCACGACCTAACGTACCTTCAATTAACTGAGGGGCGATATATTTACCGCATTCAGTTTTCATTAAGTCTTTCAAACGGTCTGTAATATATAAGTAGCCATTTTCATCAATAGCGCCTGCATCACCTGTTTTTAACCATTCGCCATCAAATGTTTTTGCTGTTTCTTCTGGTTTATTAAAGTAACCGCGCATTACCGTCGGACTTTTTATCAAAATTTCATTTTCATGACCCAATTTCACTTCAATGCCTGGTAAAATCGACCCGATAGAGCCTAATTTAAAGTCTTTGGAATAACAGCTCACTGTAGCAACCGTTTCTGTCATTCCATAACCGTATTTAAGATGAATACCGATTGCTTGGAAGAATAAATTAACTTCATCATCAAGTTTTGCCCCTGAACAAGGGAAGAAACGTACCTTACCACCAAATACTGCGCGTAATTTAGTGAATACTAATTTATCGGCAATTGCATGCTGTAATTTCAATAACGGTGATACAAACGTACCCGCTTGTTGTGCTGCAAAGCGCTTCTTACCAATAACCACAGCCCAATGAAATAATTTTTTACGTGCAGCGGGGGCATTTTCAACTTTATTCATCATCGTAGTATGAATTTTTTCATACAAACGAGGTACCGCACACATCACTGTAGGCTGGGTATCCGTTAAGCCTTTTTGGATTCTAGCTGGATCTTTAAGATACGTATTTTCAGCTCCCCAGAATAATGCGTTAAACGTCCAAATACGTTCAAACACATGACTTAACGGTAAGAATGCCAATGAAATATCATCTTCTTCTAAACGTGTTTCCGGCTCATTAACTGCCAACGCAGCTTGAATGTTGGCATAATCAAGCATCACACCTTTCGGCTCACCAGTGGTACCTGATGTATAAATTAACGTAACAAGATCATCGTTTTTTGCATTCTCAATACGATGATCTAATGCTATGGATGATGAACTACCAGGGGTGAACGCCAGCATGTCGGCATAGGCAACCACGCGGGGATCATCGGGTAAAGTGACAGTTGAAGAAAAAACAATAAGCGACTGCAGAGATTCACACTTATCCAGTAATGGTAGCGCAAGCTTTAACTCGGCCTTATCGCCAATAAACATACAAGTCATCTTAGCGTCATTAATAATGTATTCTGCTTGTGATGACGTACTACTTGGATAAAGTGGTACAGAAACAGCGCGACACTGTTGTAAAGCTAGATCTGCAATTGTCCATTCAGGTAAATTATTTGACCAAATACCAACGTTATCCTGAACTTTAAGTCCACGGTTAAGCAAGTTATTTGCAAGTCCTTCAATACGCTCGCCCATCTGCTTCCAGCTAATGCGATCCCAGCCTGTTTTAGTTTTACTTTTCAGGGCAGTTTTATCTTGATACTTCTCAATCCTTGCAAGGATCTGATTTACGAAATGCTGACTCATGTCTATTTCTCATGTTAATTCGGGCGCAAACGAACTCGGCTTACAGTTGTAAGCCCGAGAGGGTAGCTTGTAAAATGTCATTTGTAAAATAAATGAATATTTTATATCCTATTTAGCACTAAAAAATCCAACAATAGCGTCATTTTAATTAAAATCGGCTCATATCGCCGAAATTTATAACATTTTCTGCCATAAATATACCTAATGACTCGCTAGATGTGACCAGCTATCTAATGGTTCGTCACTCGCTCTTTCCACTAAGGAAATATCGATCCCCATATCCGTTAACTCTTTTAGTGTTAGGTCATCTGCAAGCTCAACCATCTCACCTTGTTCATTTTTAAATAACATATCCCACCTCATGATCAAAAACCTATTTTAAGTGTGGCATAGATCAAGAAAAGGTCTAATATTCCTACTTCATAAAGGTGAAGCCTCAGAGGCCAGCCTGTATATAAATTAATTGACAAAAAACGGCCAAGCCTGTAAAGATTAAGACATAAAATTAATTTATATATAGATGGCTATTTATCGCAACCTAATAATACGCGGCGCAGAAATACTCTTTTATATAACGGCAATTGAAGGATTCATAATGTCAAACCAGGTTATTATTTTTGATACGACCTTAAGGGATGGAGAGCAAGCATTATCAGCGAGCTTAACCGTAAAAGAAAAATTACAAATAGCCTTTGCACTTGAACGTTTAGGTGTTGATGTAATGGAAGTTGGTTTTCCAATTTCATCACCTGGTGATTTTGAGTCCGTGCAGACGATCGCACGTAATATTAAAAACAGCCGTGTTTGTGCCCTCTCTCGTGCATTAGAAAAAGACATTGATGCTGCTGGCCAAGCGCTTTCTGTTGCGAAAGACTTTCGTATTCATACCTTCATTTCAACATCTGATATTCATGTAAAAAGCAAACTAAAACGTAGTTTTGATGATGTGCTAGAAATGGGTCGCCACGCCATTAAACATGCGCGTCGCTACACCGATGACGTAGAGTTTTCTTGCGAAGATGCAGGCCGAACCCCTATCGATAACCTATGTCGAATGGTTGAAGAAGCGATTAAAGCTGGTGCAACGACGATTAATATCCCCGATACTGTTGGTTATACTGTGCCATCGCAATTCGGCGGCATCATAACTAATTTATTCAATCGAGTCCCGAATATTGATCAAGCTGTGATCTCGGTACATTGTCACGATGATTTGGGTCTCTCTGTAGCGAACTCAATTGCAGCGGTTGAACAAGGCGCACGTCAAATCGAGTGCACGGTCAATGGTATTGGTGAACGAGCAGGTAACTGTTCATTAGAAGAAATTGCAATGATCTTGCAAACACGCCGAGATTTATTAGGTAAGACCACCAATATTAACCCGCAAGAAATTTACCGTACCAGCCAATTAGTCAGTCAACTCTGCAACATGCCAGTACAGGCTAATAAAGCAATTGTTGGTGCCAATGCATTTTCTCACTCATCAGGTATTCACCAAGATGGCGTGTTAAAAGCAAAAAATACCTATGAGATTATTACCCCAGAAAGCATTGGTCTAACGCAAAACAAGTTGAACCTAACCTCTCGTTCAGGTCGTCATGTGATCAAACATCGTATGGCAGAGCTTGGCTATACCGACAATGATTATAATCTTGATGAACTGTACGAAAGCTTTTTGCAACTGGCAGATAAAAAAGGCCAAGTATTCGATTATGATCTTGAAGCGTTAATCTTCTTTAATAATTTGCACGAAGATGAAGAACACTTTAAATTAGATTATCTTAGTGTTCAGTCCGGTTCTGGTGTGAAAGCAACCGCTACGATTAGCTTGATCTCACAACAAGAAACAACGGATAAGTCTTGTACAAATACTGAAGCTGCGATTGGTAATGGTCCGGTTGACGCAGTTTATAAATGTTTAAGCCGTATTTCAGGTTTCGATATCGATATCGCCGATTACCACATTACCGCAAAGGGTGAAGGTAAAGATGCACTGGGTCAAGTCGATATTGTAGCAACCTATGAAGGCCGTAAATTCCACGGCATCGGTTTAGCCACAGATATCATTGAATCTTCGGCACTGGCTTATATCCACGTAATGAATAATATCCATCGCTCAAACGCGGTAGAACAACAGAAACTAAAAAAAACAAAATCAATAATATAGAGAAGGCGGCTAAGGATGACTGTAACAAAACACAATATTGCTGTATTACCAGGTGACGGTATCGGTCCAGAAGTAATGGAGGAAGCAATTAAAGTACTTGCTGCTGTGCAAAGTAAGTTTAATTTAGAACTAACGTATGATTTTAATGACGTTGGTGGGATTGCTATCGATAACCACGGCACCCCATTACCAGCAAGCACACTCACAGCGTGTGAAAATTCAGATGCTATCTTATTCGGCTCTGTCGGTGGTCCAAAATGGGAAGGATTACCACCACAAGAGCAACCAGAACGTGGTGCACTATTACCATTACGTGGTCACTTCAAACTATTTTGTAATCTACGCCCAGCAAAAATTTATGCAGGTCTAGAAAAATTCTCGCCGCTACGCGCAGATATTTCAAATAATGGTTTTGACGTAGTTGTAGTACGTGAATTAACTGGCGGCATCTACTTTGGTCTACCAAAAGGTAACAAAGGCGAAGGCGCCGATGAAACTGGTTTTGATACTATGTTATATAGCCGTGCGGAAGTTGAACGTATTGCTCGTATCGCATTTGAAGCCGCTAAATTACGTGGCAATAAAGTAACCTCTGTAGATAAAGCCAACGTATTAGCAACATCTGTTCTGTGGCGTAAAGTGGTACTTGAAGTTGCACAAGATTACCCAGAAGTCGAACTAGAGCATATCTATGTCGATAACGCAGCGATGCAGTTGATCAAAGATCCATCGCAATTTGATGTACTGCTTTGTGGCAACTTATTCGGTGATATCATCTCGGACGAATGTGCAATGATCACAGGGTCTATGGGCATGTTACCGTCAGCAAGTATGAACGATTCTGACTTTGGTCTGTATGAGCCAGCAGGCGGTTCTGCACCCGATATCGCAGGTAAAGGGATTGCGAATCCAATCGCACAAATCTTATCTGCAGCAATGATGTTACGTTACTCACTAAAACAAGAAGAAGCAGCACAAGCTATCGAGCAAGCGGTTTCATTTGTATTAGAAGAAGGTTATGCGACAGGCGATCTGCACAGTGATGCGAATACTAAACCAGTACAGAACACGGCACAAATGGGTGACTTAATTGCCGCTAAAGTTAGTGCTTAATATTTAATATTTAATATTTAATATTTAATATTTAATATAGTAGCTCAAATTAGTCATAAACATTATACTTTTTTTATAAGGTAAATGGTTATAACGAACAAGGCCGATAGTGATAGTCACCATCGGCCTTTTTATTGGATTATCATGTTATCTGGCTTTATTTATAACTCAAATATAAATAAAGATGACTAAGTCAAACTGGTAAATTCAACACCTATTTGATAAACATCTCCGTCACTATCAACCCGTGTTACCTTCGCTTCAGCCTGTAGAGGCGGAACACGTGAATCGCCAGTCGGTAGAAAAATACTGACGCTATCATTTAATGAAAAATAGCTTTCAGGTACATCTAACGACATTCCACTGGCGCTTAAATCACGACAGATAGCGGTAACATTCTTTTCTTTATCCGTTACCTGAACCGGTGAGTCGATTAGCATCCGGTGATAACTACGTCGTTCCAAGTTAGCTTTTAGCACATCAATATCCCTCTTATTGCTATAGTTTATAAATGTTCTCAAGTTATAAATAATCCAAAACTATGAATTTTTTTGTCTTGTTTTCAGTATAGTCATCATTTATTAACTCGGCGTTATATAACAACAATAATGCGATCAAAGTAACTATTTGATTATAAAAGTCAGCTAGCAGTCCAACATGCCTTTATCGACAATAAAGTCGATGATCTGCTGCAAGCCAATTTCCTTTTTCATATTAGTAAATACATACGGCTTATCACCTACACCCAAGAACCTCATACGCACTCAAAGAAGTGAGCGACCACAAATTCTGGCATGACTTCCCAATGTTTAGAACGACTGCGTATAAGACGAACCAATGCGGATTTAAAATCAGTTAAATTATCAGGTTCATTGATCGGTATAAGGGTGTTGTTCAAGTATTTGGGTAGAATCTGTATTTATACGCAATAATGATTTACATCACCGCCCTAAAGGACAGTGTTTTTCGTCAAAGATGATAAAATATAAGCCAATATAATTATTGTCTCTGGCTCTTTAACCTAAATAAAAATACAATGTGCGTTCACTCATCGGGGTGCTACCAGACTTTTCATTGAAAAAGTCATTGTGGCTGAGATAACACCCGTATTAACTTGAACCAGATAATGCTGGCATAGGAATGAGATTCGACCAATTGAGTCATAAGTTCTATGCTTCACATTCTAGGAGAACACGTGAAGCACACGATCAAAAAACTAGCACTTTGCACAGCCCTGCTATTACCTTCGCTATCATTACAAATAGCTCACGCAGCTGAAAAGCCAGTATTAAATGTTTATACCTACGATTCATTTGCATCCGATTGGGGCCCAGGTCCAAAAGTAAAATCCGCATTTGAAGCGGAATGTAATTGCGAACTGAACTTAGTCGCATTAGAAGACGGTGTTAGCATTCTTAATCGTGTTAAACTGGAAGGTAAATACACCAAAGCAGATGTATTATTAGGCTTAGACAACAACCTGATGGCTGAAGCAGAAAAAACCAAACTGCTTGCACCACATCAACAAGATACCAGCACATTATCACTGCCAAACGAATGGACGAATAAGTACTTTATTCCATTCGACTATGGTCACTTTGCATTTATCTACGACAGTGAGAAACTGACCAACCCACCAGCGAGTTTAGCTGAATTAGTGAAACGTAAAGATCTGAGCATTATCTATCAAGATCCACGTACCAGCACACCAGGTCTTGGCTTTATGTTATGGGTAAAAGCTGTTTATGGTGATAAAGCACCACAAGCATGGCAACAACTAGCTGCTAAAACGGTAACAATTACGAAAGGCTGGAGCCAAGCTTACGGCATGTTCTTAAAAGGCGAAGCAGACATGGTATTAAGCTATACAACGTCACCGGCATACCACATGGTTGCAGAGAAAGAATTCAAATATAAAGCCGCTGAATTCAGTGAAGGTCATTATCAACAGACTGAAGTGGTTGCCCGTCTAAAAGATGCCCCGAATCCTGAGTTAGCCGATAAATTCATGGCATTTGTACTCACTCCAGCGTTCCAAGATGTGATTGCAACAGGTAACTGGATGCTACCAGCGAAACAAGCGGCGGCACTACCAAGTGAGTTCGACCAATTAATTACGCCAGCAAAAACCTTAGAGTTCACACCAGAAGAAGTAGCTCAATCCCGTAAATCTTGGGTGAAGGAATGGCGTAATGCTGTTACGCAATAATTAGTCCATAATTAGTAAACAATTAATCAAAAACTATGATCACGAATTCGCATAAATACTGGTGGTGTAGCGCAGTGCTCGCCATCAGCATCATTTTACTTCTGGTGGGTGGTAGCTTTACTGCCCTACTTAATTTTTCACAAGCGGAATTAGACTTTCGCAGCGTCCTTACAGACTCGTATACCCAGCATGTTATTAGCTTTAGTTTATACCAAGCCGCCTTATCAACCTGCTTGAGTATTGGTTTGGCAATCCCGTTAGCACGCGCGTTCTCACGTCGAGAGTTCGCAGGTAAACAGATGATTATCAAACTGTTTAACTTATCACTGGTACTGCCTATTATCATTGCCATTTTTGGCATTATTGCTGTGCACGGTAAAAGCGGTTGGGTTAATCAACTACTCGGGCTTTTTAACATAGAAACAGGCCATTATATTTATGGCTTAATCGGTATTCTT
This Moritella sp. 5 DNA region includes the following protein-coding sequences:
- a CDS encoding DUF3802 family protein; protein product: MITNSDGYIQLIHFLADNLAIFENHSQQNASTTDTIGDIFSEHIASNTMTVCNQHQQLTEKHRFVIIREIDAIVGDLEEVLSSAWDVPPSNEQMAFIEEFVGLMKNLFDSEISKLV
- the ilvN gene encoding acetolactate synthase small subunit; this encodes MRRIISILTENESGALSRIVGLFSQRGYNIESLTVSTTDDETLSRLTLVTNGDRAVIEQIMKQLNKLIDVLKVSDLTEGAHIERELLLIKVKAAGFVRAEVKRTSDIFRGQIVDITDSLYTVQLAGDSDKLDAFIETLASHTEIVEVVRSGVCGIARGERCLKA
- a CDS encoding acetolactate synthase 3 large subunit, which produces MEMLSGAEMVIRSLEDEGIEHIFGYPGGSVLDIYDALFESSQIEHFLVRHEQAAVHAADGYARSTGKVGTVLVTSGPGATNCITGIATAYMDSIPLVVLSGQVPTSMIGNDAFQETDMMGVSRPVVKHSFLCKTAADIPDAIKKAYYIASTGRPGPVVIDLPKDTQNPLLKFPYKYPDSVSMRSYNPVKLGHKGQIRKAVKAIATAKKPVLYVGGGAVIANAEAQVLKFAEQLNLPVTNTLMGLGIFPGTHPQNIGMLGMHGTFEANKTMHNSDLIICLGARFDDRVTNAIDKFCPEAKIIHVDIDPTSISKTVQADIPIVGSIEVVVEQMLDIIDELQVTANEEERGSWWKTIDGWRTKQCLSYETGTSIKPQAAIQALYKHTDGKAIIASDVGQHQMFGALYYPYDKPRQWINSGGLGTMGFGFPAAMGAKIAHPEKVVCCISGDGSIQMNIQELSTCLQYGIAVKIITLNNGALGMVKQWQKMFYDGRHSHSYMESMPDFVKLAEAYHHVGIQVSKPEDLDKAFAECFSEENKNRVVFMDIIIDPEEHVYPMQIKYGAMDDMYLSKTEKTTS
- a CDS encoding bifunctional diguanylate cyclase/phosphodiesterase, with product MNRLNTRNSSHQWRKVLFIVIVFGGLLTLFSCLYILTFSSDTAWFFLLELYHVTMRIPSSLIIIAFVSVISVVCVYKRTLRKVNLELHNLQGQLVELDLSVYLDSGTGLANRFKFLERLDASMAKGKGKIALCILDLDDLKNINDTLGHKVGDQVIAIIAQRIKLSLDNTPQPTLYKTNIFRIGGDEFAILIMGISEANDIAPILNKLLKNIRRKIELSGESISIGVSIGVSISPEHGTCSDSLLKKADMAMYKVKESGKHGVAFFKPEYMRELEYRVNLEQELNKAISKGEFEIYYQPVIDIATEKELGFEALIRWNHPVRGLVPPDDFIPVAEQTGLIVPMGQWIIKQVCGDLSLLQVNNPDYFIAINIAPQQLADRAFVHNVRSILACYSLLPSQIHFEITETTLMNADSDNLRVLRELNNLGIKLWIDDFGTGYSSFSYLHKFQFHGIKLDRSFIEGVVDSERSQNIVKGICAMGDALKLELLGEGIEQPEQAEFLLKQGCSKVQGYWYAKPMSLSTLNMWLANRNENTAIEMIEQPSA
- a CDS encoding long-chain fatty acid--CoA ligase — translated: MSQHFVNQILARIEKYQDKTALKSKTKTGWDRISWKQMGERIEGLANNLLNRGLKVQDNVGIWSNNLPEWTIADLALQQCRAVSVPLYPSSTSSQAEYIINDAKMTCMFIGDKAELKLALPLLDKCESLQSLIVFSSTVTLPDDPRVVAYADMLAFTPGSSSSIALDHRIENAKNDDLVTLIYTSGTTGEPKGVMLDYANIQAALAVNEPETRLEEDDISLAFLPLSHVFERIWTFNALFWGAENTYLKDPARIQKGLTDTQPTVMCAVPRLYEKIHTTMMNKVENAPAARKKLFHWAVVIGKKRFAAQQAGTFVSPLLKLQHAIADKLVFTKLRAVFGGKVRFFPCSGAKLDDEVNLFFQAIGIHLKYGYGMTETVATVSCYSKDFKLGSIGSILPGIEVKLGHENEILIKSPTVMRGYFNKPEETAKTFDGEWLKTGDAGAIDENGYLYITDRLKDLMKTECGKYIAPQLIEGTLGRDRFIEQVAVFADARKYASALIVPAQEAIEEHAKTLNLKYESYVELLKHTKIVELLDERVKEMQKELAKFEQVKKFKLMASPFTNEKGELTPTLKLKRKVIQERYSSLIESMYSTVKKGKNVKP
- a CDS encoding 2-isopropylmalate synthase, producing the protein MLFKNEQGEMVELADDLTLKELTDMGIDISLVERASDEPLDSWSHLASH
- the leuA gene encoding 2-isopropylmalate synthase, which produces MSNQVIIFDTTLRDGEQALSASLTVKEKLQIAFALERLGVDVMEVGFPISSPGDFESVQTIARNIKNSRVCALSRALEKDIDAAGQALSVAKDFRIHTFISTSDIHVKSKLKRSFDDVLEMGRHAIKHARRYTDDVEFSCEDAGRTPIDNLCRMVEEAIKAGATTINIPDTVGYTVPSQFGGIITNLFNRVPNIDQAVISVHCHDDLGLSVANSIAAVEQGARQIECTVNGIGERAGNCSLEEIAMILQTRRDLLGKTTNINPQEIYRTSQLVSQLCNMPVQANKAIVGANAFSHSSGIHQDGVLKAKNTYEIITPESIGLTQNKLNLTSRSGRHVIKHRMAELGYTDNDYNLDELYESFLQLADKKGQVFDYDLEALIFFNNLHEDEEHFKLDYLSVQSGSGVKATATISLISQQETTDKSCTNTEAAIGNGPVDAVYKCLSRISGFDIDIADYHITAKGEGKDALGQVDIVATYEGRKFHGIGLATDIIESSALAYIHVMNNIHRSNAVEQQKLKKTKSII
- the leuB gene encoding 3-isopropylmalate dehydrogenase, with translation MTVTKHNIAVLPGDGIGPEVMEEAIKVLAAVQSKFNLELTYDFNDVGGIAIDNHGTPLPASTLTACENSDAILFGSVGGPKWEGLPPQEQPERGALLPLRGHFKLFCNLRPAKIYAGLEKFSPLRADISNNGFDVVVVRELTGGIYFGLPKGNKGEGADETGFDTMLYSRAEVERIARIAFEAAKLRGNKVTSVDKANVLATSVLWRKVVLEVAQDYPEVELEHIYVDNAAMQLIKDPSQFDVLLCGNLFGDIISDECAMITGSMGMLPSASMNDSDFGLYEPAGGSAPDIAGKGIANPIAQILSAAMMLRYSLKQEEAAQAIEQAVSFVLEEGYATGDLHSDANTKPVQNTAQMGDLIAAKVSA